The Nerophis ophidion isolate RoL-2023_Sa linkage group LG07, RoL_Noph_v1.0, whole genome shotgun sequence genome contains a region encoding:
- the ddx42 gene encoding ATP-dependent RNA helicase DDX42 isoform X2, whose amino-acid sequence MAENPTAGLTLEEEEEDVDYDSDGNPIAPTTKKIIMPLPPIDHSEIDYPPFEKNFYNEHEELSILTGTQVVELRQKLNLRVSGAAPPKPCTSFAHFSFDEQLMHQIRKSEFTQPTPIQCQGVPIAMSGRDMIGIAKTGSGKTAAFIWPMLVHIMDQKELEAGEGPIAVIACPTRELCQQIHAECKRFGKAYSLRSVAVYGGGSLWEQAKALQEGAEIVVCTPGRLIDHVKKKATSLQRVSYLVFDEADRMFDMGFEYQVRSIASHVRPDRQTLLFSATFRKKIERLARDILMDPIRVVQGDIGEANEDVTQVVEMLLSPKDKWGWLTRHLVEFTSAGSVLIFVTKKANSDELATNLTQEGYSLGLLHGDMDQSERNKVISDFKKKNLPVLVATDVAARGLDIPSIRTVVNYDVARDIDTHTHRIGRTGRAGEKGVAYTLLTSKDTAFAGDLVRNLEGANQSVSKELMDLALQNPWFRKSRFKGGQGKRLNIGGGGLGYKERPGLGSDSSVRSSSVLSSMSSYEGLCKPGSGAMGDRVSAMRQAFQAQYKSHFVAASGNPPKLSTKSSSSSGWTSAGSLSSVPTESANGSEKAKASTFAMPGFTSAGSLSSVPAIQSSYPPPATSSPRDSSRDKAGDSHHHRHSDRDRSDRHDSDKDRDRERDRHSSSRHGDSRNGEEGRRDRQDRKSERNKGDDSFAVPEPPKRRKSRWDN is encoded by the exons ATGGCTGAGAACCCCACAGCCGGCCTGAccctggaggaggaggaggaggatgtggACTACGACAGTGACGGCAACCCCATTGCTCCCACAACCAAAAAAATCATCATGCCCCTCCCTCCGATTGACCACTCAGAG ATTGATTACCCACCCTTTGAGAAAAACTTCTACAATGAGCACGAGGAGCTCAGCATTCTGACCGGAACTCAAGTGGTAGAATTAAGACAAAAACTTAACTTGCGA GTTTCTGGTGCAGCCCCCCCCAAACCCTGTACCAGCTTTGCTCACTTTAGCTTTGACGAGCAGCTAATGCATCAGATCCGCAAGTCTGAGTTCACTCAGCCCACGCCAATTCAGTGCCAG GGTGTGCCCATCGCTATGTCGGGACGCGACATGATTGGCATTGCAAAAACCGGCAGTGGCAAAACTGCCGCATTCATCTGGCCCATGCTGGTCCACATCATGGACCAGAAGGAGCTGGAGGCCGGGGAGGGGCCCATTGCAGTTATTGCGTGCCCCACCAGAGAGCTTTGCCAGCAG ATCCACGCAGAATGCAAACGTTTCGGCAAAGCCTACTCGCTGCGCTCGGTGGCCGTGTATGGAGGAGGCAGCCTGTGGGAGCAGGCCAAGGCTCTGCAGGAAGGGGCAGAGATTGTGGTGTGCACGCCG GGTCGTCTAATTGACCATGTGAAAAAGAAGGCCACATCCCTGCAGAGAGTGTCCTACCTGGTGTTTGACGAGGCTGACCGCATGTTTGACATGGGTTTCG AGTATCAAGTTCGATCCATCGCCAGTCACGTGCGCCCAGACAGGCAGA CCCTTCTGTTCAGCGCCACTTTCCGAAAGAAGATTGAGAGGTTAGCCAGAGACATACTGATGGATCCTATCCGTGTGGTGCAGGGAGACATTGGAGAG GCCAATGAGGACGTGACGCAGGTGGTGGAGATGCTGCTCAGCCCCAAAGATAAATGGGGCTGGCTGACACGCCACCTGGTGGAGTTCACCTCTGCCGGCTCGGTCCTCATCTTTGTCACCAAGAAGGCCAACTCCGATGAGCTGGCCACCAACCTCACGCAGGAGGGCTACAGCCTAGGCCTCCTGCACGGAGACATGGACCAGAGCGAGAGGAACAAGGTCATCAGCGACTTCAAGAAGAAGAATCTGCCCGTCCTGGTGGCCACCGATGTTGCCG CTCGTGGTCTGGACATCCCGTCCATCCGCACAGTGGTCAACTACGACGTGGCGAGAGACAtcgacacacacacgcacaggatCGGTCGAACAGGTCGTGCAGGCGAGAAAGGCGTAGCCTACACCCTTCTGACCAGCAAGGATACCGCGTTCGCCGGGGACCTTGTGCGGAACTTGGAAGGTGCCAATCAGAGCGTCTCTAAAGAGCTGATGGACTTAGCCTTGCAG AATCCTTGGTTCAGGAAATCCAGATTTAAAGGTGGCCAAGGAAAGAGGCTGAACATCGGCGGAGGAGGTCTTGGTTATAAAGAGAGACCAGGATTGGGTTCTGACAGTTCT GTTCGCAGCAGCAGTGTGTTGTCGTCCATGAGCAGCTACGAAGGCTTATGTAAACCAGGCTCTGGAGCCATGGGAGACCGCGTATCTGCAATGAGACAAGCCTTCCAG GCTCAGTACAAGAGTCACTTTGTGGCGGCGTCCGGCAACCCTCCAAAGCTCAGCACCAAGTCCAGCAGCTCTTCCGGCTGGACTAGCGCCGGCAGCCTGAGCTCCGTGCCCACAGAATCCGCCAACGGCTCGGAGAAGGCCAAAGCCTCCACCTTCGCCATGCCGGGCTTCACCAGCGCCGGCTCTCTGAGCTCGGTGCCCGCCATTCAGAGCAGTTATCCTCCTCCCGCCACATCCTCGCCGAGGGACAGCTCGCGGGACAAAGCCGGCGACAGTCACCATCATCGCCACAGCGACAGAGACAGGAGCGATCGTCATGACAGCGATAAAGACCGGGATCGCGAACGGGATCGCCACAGCAGTAGCCGCCACGGCGACAGTCGCAACGGGGAAGAAGGCCGGCGGGACCGACAGGACAGAAAGAGTGAGAGGAACAAAGGAGATGACAGCTTTGCGGTCCCTGAGCCACCAAAACGTCGAAAGAGCAGGTGGGACAACTAA
- the ddx42 gene encoding ATP-dependent RNA helicase DDX42 isoform X1: MNWNKGAPGVKRGFGFGGFSLAGKKEEPPVSKPSHTSFGPPGSSSGYGKGQLPSFYKIGTKRSNFDEENAYFEDDEEESSSNVDLPYIPAENSPTRLQMKSGGGSDSEDDPLDAFMAEVENQAAKDIKKIEEKAAKGIRDDIEEEDEQEAYFRYMAENPTAGLTLEEEEEDVDYDSDGNPIAPTTKKIIMPLPPIDHSEIDYPPFEKNFYNEHEELSILTGTQVVELRQKLNLRVSGAAPPKPCTSFAHFSFDEQLMHQIRKSEFTQPTPIQCQGVPIAMSGRDMIGIAKTGSGKTAAFIWPMLVHIMDQKELEAGEGPIAVIACPTRELCQQIHAECKRFGKAYSLRSVAVYGGGSLWEQAKALQEGAEIVVCTPGRLIDHVKKKATSLQRVSYLVFDEADRMFDMGFEYQVRSIASHVRPDRQTLLFSATFRKKIERLARDILMDPIRVVQGDIGEANEDVTQVVEMLLSPKDKWGWLTRHLVEFTSAGSVLIFVTKKANSDELATNLTQEGYSLGLLHGDMDQSERNKVISDFKKKNLPVLVATDVAARGLDIPSIRTVVNYDVARDIDTHTHRIGRTGRAGEKGVAYTLLTSKDTAFAGDLVRNLEGANQSVSKELMDLALQNPWFRKSRFKGGQGKRLNIGGGGLGYKERPGLGSDSSVRSSSVLSSMSSYEGLCKPGSGAMGDRVSAMRQAFQAQYKSHFVAASGNPPKLSTKSSSSSGWTSAGSLSSVPTESANGSEKAKASTFAMPGFTSAGSLSSVPAIQSSYPPPATSSPRDSSRDKAGDSHHHRHSDRDRSDRHDSDKDRDRERDRHSSSRHGDSRNGEEGRRDRQDRKSERNKGDDSFAVPEPPKRRKSRWDN, from the exons ATGAATTGGAACAAAGGAGCTCCCGGTGTGAAGCGAGGGTTCGGCTTTGGAGGATTTTCACTTGCCGGGAAGAAAGAGGAGCCCCCAGTTTCCAAACCATCTCACACATCATTTGGGCCTCCTGGATCAAGCAGCGGTTACGGGAAAGGCCAACTCCCATCATTCTACAAAATTGGAACTAAAAGGAGCAATTTTGATGAAGAGAATGC GTATTTTGAGGACGATGAAGAGGAGTCCAGCAGCAATGTGGACCTGCCGTACATCCCCGCTGAGAACTCTCCTACACGGCTGCAAATGAAGTCTGGTGGCGGCTCAGACAGCGAGGACGATCCCCTCGACGCCTTCATGGCTGAGGTCGAG AACCAAGCGGCAAAGGACATTAAGAAAATTGAGGAAAAGGCGGCCAA GGGTATTCGTGATGACATTGAAGAAGAAGATGAACAA GAGGCCTACTTTCGCTACATGGCTGAGAACCCCACAGCCGGCCTGAccctggaggaggaggaggaggatgtggACTACGACAGTGACGGCAACCCCATTGCTCCCACAACCAAAAAAATCATCATGCCCCTCCCTCCGATTGACCACTCAGAG ATTGATTACCCACCCTTTGAGAAAAACTTCTACAATGAGCACGAGGAGCTCAGCATTCTGACCGGAACTCAAGTGGTAGAATTAAGACAAAAACTTAACTTGCGA GTTTCTGGTGCAGCCCCCCCCAAACCCTGTACCAGCTTTGCTCACTTTAGCTTTGACGAGCAGCTAATGCATCAGATCCGCAAGTCTGAGTTCACTCAGCCCACGCCAATTCAGTGCCAG GGTGTGCCCATCGCTATGTCGGGACGCGACATGATTGGCATTGCAAAAACCGGCAGTGGCAAAACTGCCGCATTCATCTGGCCCATGCTGGTCCACATCATGGACCAGAAGGAGCTGGAGGCCGGGGAGGGGCCCATTGCAGTTATTGCGTGCCCCACCAGAGAGCTTTGCCAGCAG ATCCACGCAGAATGCAAACGTTTCGGCAAAGCCTACTCGCTGCGCTCGGTGGCCGTGTATGGAGGAGGCAGCCTGTGGGAGCAGGCCAAGGCTCTGCAGGAAGGGGCAGAGATTGTGGTGTGCACGCCG GGTCGTCTAATTGACCATGTGAAAAAGAAGGCCACATCCCTGCAGAGAGTGTCCTACCTGGTGTTTGACGAGGCTGACCGCATGTTTGACATGGGTTTCG AGTATCAAGTTCGATCCATCGCCAGTCACGTGCGCCCAGACAGGCAGA CCCTTCTGTTCAGCGCCACTTTCCGAAAGAAGATTGAGAGGTTAGCCAGAGACATACTGATGGATCCTATCCGTGTGGTGCAGGGAGACATTGGAGAG GCCAATGAGGACGTGACGCAGGTGGTGGAGATGCTGCTCAGCCCCAAAGATAAATGGGGCTGGCTGACACGCCACCTGGTGGAGTTCACCTCTGCCGGCTCGGTCCTCATCTTTGTCACCAAGAAGGCCAACTCCGATGAGCTGGCCACCAACCTCACGCAGGAGGGCTACAGCCTAGGCCTCCTGCACGGAGACATGGACCAGAGCGAGAGGAACAAGGTCATCAGCGACTTCAAGAAGAAGAATCTGCCCGTCCTGGTGGCCACCGATGTTGCCG CTCGTGGTCTGGACATCCCGTCCATCCGCACAGTGGTCAACTACGACGTGGCGAGAGACAtcgacacacacacgcacaggatCGGTCGAACAGGTCGTGCAGGCGAGAAAGGCGTAGCCTACACCCTTCTGACCAGCAAGGATACCGCGTTCGCCGGGGACCTTGTGCGGAACTTGGAAGGTGCCAATCAGAGCGTCTCTAAAGAGCTGATGGACTTAGCCTTGCAG AATCCTTGGTTCAGGAAATCCAGATTTAAAGGTGGCCAAGGAAAGAGGCTGAACATCGGCGGAGGAGGTCTTGGTTATAAAGAGAGACCAGGATTGGGTTCTGACAGTTCT GTTCGCAGCAGCAGTGTGTTGTCGTCCATGAGCAGCTACGAAGGCTTATGTAAACCAGGCTCTGGAGCCATGGGAGACCGCGTATCTGCAATGAGACAAGCCTTCCAG GCTCAGTACAAGAGTCACTTTGTGGCGGCGTCCGGCAACCCTCCAAAGCTCAGCACCAAGTCCAGCAGCTCTTCCGGCTGGACTAGCGCCGGCAGCCTGAGCTCCGTGCCCACAGAATCCGCCAACGGCTCGGAGAAGGCCAAAGCCTCCACCTTCGCCATGCCGGGCTTCACCAGCGCCGGCTCTCTGAGCTCGGTGCCCGCCATTCAGAGCAGTTATCCTCCTCCCGCCACATCCTCGCCGAGGGACAGCTCGCGGGACAAAGCCGGCGACAGTCACCATCATCGCCACAGCGACAGAGACAGGAGCGATCGTCATGACAGCGATAAAGACCGGGATCGCGAACGGGATCGCCACAGCAGTAGCCGCCACGGCGACAGTCGCAACGGGGAAGAAGGCCGGCGGGACCGACAGGACAGAAAGAGTGAGAGGAACAAAGGAGATGACAGCTTTGCGGTCCCTGAGCCACCAAAACGTCGAAAGAGCAGGTGGGACAACTAA